TACGTATTTTTGATGAGGCCCCCTCCCTTGATCTTCGAGGCGTCTTCTCCGTTTTATCAGGATATTTCCATCAGGACTTACGCCTTTATCTAAAGAATACGCGGGCTGATGCCAACCTTATCCAGGATAACTGCATCGAATTTTGGATGGATTAGACAAAAGATATTATACTACTTATGCATAATCTGGAGGGAGGCGATTCTGAGATGAGGGCGATATGCGGGATGTGGATGGCACTCCTCGTCCTCCTGGCGCTGGAGGGGTCGGCCACCACCCTGGAGAGCGGCTTCGGCGAGGGGGATGAGGGATGGATCTCGGAGGGAGGCGGCCACGTGAGATGGCAGCGGTTCGGAGGCGATCCGGGCGGCTTTCTGGAGGGGGAGGGCGACGGCATCTGGAGCTATCGGTCGCCCCCATCCTGGGCTGGCGACTGGAGCCGGTACATCGGAGGGGTATTCAGCTACGATCTGAGGCTCATCGCCTCCGGCGGCGCCGAGCCCCCGGGGGTGGAGGTCAAGATCCTCTCCTCCGACGGGACGGTCCTCTCCTCTTCTCCTCCTCCCTCCGAGAGGTTCTGGACCCGGGAAGAGGTCGTCTTAAACGCCTCCAACTTCGGGGTCTCGGAGGCTGACCTGCGGAGGGTTATGAGGTCGGTGGCGGGGATCACCGTGGGGCCCCTCGGGTTTGAGGCGAGGACGACCCTGGGGCTCGACGACGTCGTCGTCGCCCCCCCCTCGGGGCTGGACCTGGCCACGCCCTTCGACGACGGCGACGGGGGGTGGAGGCCCGAGGGGGACGTCTCCATCGCCTGGGTTGAGCGGGGCGGAAACGGCGGAGGCTTCCTCTCGGGCCGGGACCTCGGAGACGGCAGCACCTGGTACTTCGCCTCACCCCGGTCCTGGTCGGGGGACTGGACCCCTTACGTCGGCGGGTCGTTGAGCTTCGACCTGAAGGTGATCGACTCGGGGAAGGGTGGGCCTTACGAGGCGGATCTGGTGAGGATCGTCGGGGCCGACGGGTCGGTGGTCACCGTCCCCTCCTCCCCCTCCGGGCCGAACCCCGAGTCGGGATGGACCCGCCTCCGGGTCGACCTCACCCCCGCCGCCTTCGGGACGACGGAGGAGGCCTTCTGGAGGGTGATGAGGTCGGTGGACCGGGTCGTCATCCGGGGCGAATACTCGGATAGGGGGGACGAGGAGGGGATCGACAACGTCGTCGTCTCACCGCCGGTGGCAACCGACCTCCTCAGCACCTTCGACCTCGGGGACGAGGGGTGGCGGGGAGGCCGAGACGTCGCCCTCACCTGGCGGGAGTCGGGAGGGGATCCGGGAGGCTATCTCCGGGGGGATGACCAGGGGTCGGGCCAGACCTGGTACTACGTCTCTCCCCCCTCCTGGGCGGGGGACTGGACCGGCTACATCGGGGGTACTCTCAGCTTCGAGATCGTCGAGATCGACTCGGGGAACGGCAGCTCCACCTTTGGGGACGTGGTCCGGATATACGGCAAAGACGGGTCCTACCTCTCCTGGTCGTGCGACCCCCCCGGGAAGAGCTGGACCCGCCGGCAGGTATCCCTCGTCCCTTCGAGCTTCAGGGCTGTGGGTAAAAGCTTCGAGGGGGTGATGGAGGAGGTCTCGGAGGTCTGGATCCGGGGGGAGTACAGCAACATGAGGGACGTCGGCGGACTAGACAACGTCCTGGTGACCCTGGGGCCGGGGGGGTAGGCTCCGGTTTTTCCCTCCAGGCCGCCGCCCCAACCGCCGCCCCCATCCGCAAAGTTTTTGGCAGATCCCGGAGAGATATATCCGGCATGAAGGGCATTTTCCGGCGGTCAGCCCCGGGGCTGATCTATGCAACTTTTGTTCTTTTGATGCTGGCGACCTTGGGATATTCTCAGATGGATCCCAACGAGCCGAATAGCGAGCTTGGAAGCGCCACATGGATCAGCCCAGGGGTTTCCGCCGCGGGGACCATAAACCCGGCGGGGGACGTGGACTTCTTCGGCTTTGAGGTCGAAAGCCCAGGGGTCCTGGAGGTGAAGTTGAACGCCCTTCCCCACGATATGAGAGCGAGGATAGACCTCTACGGCAAGAACTTCAACTTCATCACCAGGAAAGACGCCTCAAACCCCGGAGACCTGGTGGCCCTCACCCTCGATCTGGCAAGCCCGGGCCGGTACTACTTCGGGATCGTCGACCTGGCGGGCAAGTCCCACGATACCGGGTACTCCTTCGATCTTTCCTTTGGGCCCGTCGTAGACGTAAACGAGCCGAACGGCGAGGCTGGCGACGCCAAGTCAGTCGGATTCGGCGATCTCATCTTGGGATACATCTTCCCGAAGGGGGACGCGGATATCTACAAGCTCAATGTAACCGGCTCCGGGATCCTGGAGGTGAAGGCCGAGTCCGTCCCCGAGGGGATGAAGACGAGGATCGACCTCTACGGCAAGAACTTCAACTTCATCACCAGGGTCGATGCATCGAACCCCGGAGATCTGGTGACCCTGAAGCACGACGTGGTCAATCCTTATAGCTGGTATCCGGTAAGTTACTACGTCGGGATCACTGACCTCTCGGGAGGCTCCTACCACGTCCCCTACACCTTCAAGGCGGACTTTGAGCCGGTCATCGACGAGAACGAGCCGAACGGCGAGATCGGGGATGCGGTGGCCATCGCCTTCGGCGATCAGATAGAGGGGTACATCTTCTCCAAGGGGGACGTAGACTTCTTCAAGTTTGAGGCGCCGAGCCCCGGA
The sequence above is drawn from the Methanothrix harundinacea 6Ac genome and encodes:
- a CDS encoding laminin B domain-containing protein; the encoded protein is MHNLEGGDSEMRAICGMWMALLVLLALEGSATTLESGFGEGDEGWISEGGGHVRWQRFGGDPGGFLEGEGDGIWSYRSPPSWAGDWSRYIGGVFSYDLRLIASGGAEPPGVEVKILSSDGTVLSSSPPPSERFWTREEVVLNASNFGVSEADLRRVMRSVAGITVGPLGFEARTTLGLDDVVVAPPSGLDLATPFDDGDGGWRPEGDVSIAWVERGGNGGGFLSGRDLGDGSTWYFASPRSWSGDWTPYVGGSLSFDLKVIDSGKGGPYEADLVRIVGADGSVVTVPSSPSGPNPESGWTRLRVDLTPAAFGTTEEAFWRVMRSVDRVVIRGEYSDRGDEEGIDNVVVSPPVATDLLSTFDLGDEGWRGGRDVALTWRESGGDPGGYLRGDDQGSGQTWYYVSPPSWAGDWTGYIGGTLSFEIVEIDSGNGSSTFGDVVRIYGKDGSYLSWSCDPPGKSWTRRQVSLVPSSFRAVGKSFEGVMEEVSEVWIRGEYSNMRDVGGLDNVLVTLGPGG